One window of the Camelina sativa cultivar DH55 chromosome 1, Cs, whole genome shotgun sequence genome contains the following:
- the LOC104775818 gene encoding protein LURP-one-related 10, giving the protein MAIVSPNFCAPYPIELGIVRKVMTITDGNFTVTDANGNLLFKVKEPLLSLSDKRVLLDASDNPILTLRENKVSLHDRWQVFRGKSTSQSDLVYTLKRSSMIQIMKPKLDIFLAQNKEMKVCDFHVKGSWIDRSCVVYAGKSDVIVAQMHKKHTAQSILIGKSNFSVTVYPNVDFAFIVSLIVILDDINKEDSED; this is encoded by the exons atggcgATCGTGAGTCCCAATTTCTGTGCACCCTACCCAATAGAGTTGGGGATCGTACGCAAGGTGATGACTATAACAGATGGTAACTTCACCGTCACCGACGCCAACGGCAATCTCCTTTTCAAGGTCAAAGAACCTTTGCTTAGCCTCAGCGACAAACGGGTTTTGTTGGACGCATCAGATAACCCTATCTTGACTCTCCGAGAAAAT AAGGTGAGCTTGCATGATAGGTGGCAAGTATTTAGAGGAAAAAGTACGAGCCAGAGTGATCTAGTATACACATTGAAACGATCGTCGATGATTCAAATTATGAAGCCAAAACTAGACATTTTCTTGGctcaaaataaagaaatgaagGTATGCGACTTCCATGTCAAAGGAAGTTGGATCGACCGGTCATGTGTCGTTTACGCCGGCAAATCTGATGTCATTGTTGCTCAG ATGCACAAGAAACATACCGCACAAAGCATATTAATTGGGAAGAGTAATTTCTCGGTTACGGTCTATCCGAATGTTGACTTTGCCTTTATAGTCTCTCTCATTGTAATTCTCGATGACATTAACAAGGAAGATTCCGAagactaa
- the LOC104775828 gene encoding dihydroneopterin aldolase 1-like, with protein MATTAPATLERRVGTELSESMLGDKLILKGLKFYGFHGAIPEETTLGQMFLVDIDAWTSLKKAGESDDLADTISYVDIFSIAKETVEGSPRTLLEAVAELIATKTLDKFPQVTAVRVKLVKPNVALIKSTIDYLGVEIFRQQSKH; from the exons ATGGCGACGACGGCTCCGGCGACGTTGGAACGGCGAG ttgGCACAGAATTATCAGAGTCAATGCTTGGGGACAAACTGATACTAAAAGGGTTAAAATTTTACGGATTCCATGGAGCGATTCCTGAAGAGACGACACTGGGGCAGATGTTTCTTGTTGATATCGATGCGTGGACCAGTCTGAAAAAGGCTGGTGAATCAGACGACTTAGCAGATACAATCAGCTATGTCGACATTTTCAG CATAGCTAAGGAAACTGTTGAAGGGTCACCAAGAACCCTTCTAGAGGCAGTCGCGGAACTTATCGCTACCAAAACGCTTGACAAATTCCCTCAGGTAACCGCTGTTCGAGTGAAGCTCGTGAAGCCAAATGTTGCACTTATTAAGAGCACTATCGATTACTTAGGTGTCGAGATATTCAGACAGCAAAGCAAGCACTAG